In Companilactobacillus allii, one genomic interval encodes:
- a CDS encoding threonine/serine exporter family protein, with product MLELLLHIILSAASAIGFSLITNAPHRAAGIIGITGSLSWTAFWVLKTYAHVNILLANMIGALIIGLLAYHLSRKFKLPENIIYIPCLVNLVPGGNAYRTILYMVQNRFIASLEQAITTFLIAAFLAVGLFSAQYLISVVRGIIYFRKSKI from the coding sequence ATGCTTGAACTTTTATTACATATTATTTTGAGTGCAGCCTCTGCAATTGGCTTTTCTTTAATCACCAATGCACCTCATAGGGCCGCGGGAATTATTGGCATTACTGGTTCTTTAAGTTGGACTGCTTTTTGGGTATTGAAAACATACGCTCATGTGAATATTTTGCTGGCAAATATGATTGGAGCTTTAATAATTGGTCTATTAGCATACCACTTATCAAGGAAATTCAAACTTCCTGAAAATATCATCTATATCCCTTGTTTAGTTAATCTCGTTCCAGGTGGTAATGCTTATAGAACTATACTGTATATGGTCCAGAACCGATTCATCGCCTCTCTTGAACAAGCCATTACAACGTTTTTGATCGCGGCATTTTTGGCGGTCGGATTATTTTCTGCTCAATATCTCATCTCAGTTGTTCGTGGAATCATCTATTTCAGAAAATCAAAAATATAA
- a CDS encoding LCP family protein, with amino-acid sequence MDNNNNMSRAQRKISRNSALSNGNGGGSGKHPFLKVLGLTLMIVFFAVGAYGFRLYAQAQNSLGNTYKALDGKSPSARISDKKPVSILLLGVDTTDNGVRDSEKDYRGNSDTMIIVTVNPKTKKTTMVSVPRDTMTQIWKGVGSNTKKIAKINSAYNIGNEESAVVTTEKLLNVPIDYYVKVDFNSLKKIVNAVGGVDVKVPFSFSYGDTGEKESHFKKGKMHLNGKQALDYSRMRYEDPEGDYGRQKRQRQVITAIIKSAASAKTFTRYQKVLNSISNSMTTNLSFTDMQSMFINYSSAAKNIGSDHLQGYGSMINGSSYEIASTKELQRVSNKLRKQLDLSQETLSNHETKLNKYNEKLGFSFEYAGTQTQNYVTTISTTTSSNSSVGSTGSTNSGVGTENESRFTGSGSGPSNY; translated from the coding sequence ATGGACAATAATAATAATATGTCTAGAGCACAACGTAAGATTTCTAGAAATTCGGCTTTGTCTAACGGCAATGGCGGTGGTAGTGGTAAGCATCCATTCTTGAAAGTATTGGGGCTGACACTTATGATAGTCTTCTTTGCTGTTGGTGCTTACGGATTCAGATTGTACGCCCAAGCGCAAAATTCTCTAGGGAATACCTACAAGGCACTTGATGGCAAGTCTCCTTCTGCTAGGATTAGTGACAAGAAACCCGTCTCTATTCTGTTGCTAGGAGTTGATACAACTGATAACGGAGTTAGGGATTCTGAGAAAGATTATCGTGGTAATTCGGATACGATGATTATTGTAACGGTCAATCCTAAGACTAAAAAGACAACTATGGTTTCTGTACCTCGTGATACTATGACCCAGATTTGGAAGGGCGTTGGCAGTAACACTAAGAAAATCGCCAAGATTAATTCAGCTTATAATATTGGTAATGAAGAAAGTGCTGTCGTAACAACGGAGAAACTATTGAATGTACCAATCGATTATTACGTCAAAGTCGATTTCAATTCTTTGAAGAAAATCGTTAATGCCGTTGGTGGAGTAGATGTTAAAGTTCCTTTCAGTTTTTCATACGGAGATACCGGTGAAAAAGAATCACACTTCAAGAAAGGCAAGATGCACTTGAATGGTAAACAGGCTCTGGATTATTCTCGTATGAGATATGAAGATCCAGAAGGTGACTATGGTAGACAAAAACGCCAAAGACAAGTTATAACTGCTATTATCAAGAGTGCGGCAAGTGCTAAGACATTTACACGCTATCAAAAGGTATTGAATAGTATCTCTAATTCAATGACAACTAATTTGAGTTTTACTGATATGCAATCAATGTTTATAAACTATAGCAGTGCAGCTAAGAATATTGGATCAGATCATCTTCAAGGTTATGGTTCAATGATCAATGGCTCGTCATATGAAATTGCTTCAACTAAAGAATTACAACGAGTATCTAATAAATTGAGGAAACAATTAGATTTATCACAAGAAACTTTGAGTAATCATGAAACAAAACTTAATAAGTACAATGAGAAACTTGGGTTCTCGTTTGAGTATGCTGGTACGCAAACTCAAAATTATGTAACTACAATAAGTACAACGACTTCTAGCAATAGTAGTGTCGGTAGCACTGGTAGTACAAATAGTGGTGTTGGAACGGAAAATGAAAGTCGATTCACTGGGAGTGGTTCCGGTCCATCTAACTATTAA
- a CDS encoding ATP-binding cassette domain-containing protein produces MNAIEVNHLTKKYGNKTAVDDISFNVKKGEVFGLLGPNGAGKTTTLRMITTLLKITSGSVKIFGHDSVKEGRLSRSMFGLTGQYASIDEDISARENLMIFSRLNELSRASSKQRTQELLTKFSLVNSADKPLKDFSGGMRRRLDLAVSLIDRPALIFLDEPTTGLDPRTRTQMWDTIRKLVAQGSTVLLTTQYLDEADQLADRIAVIDHGKLVKIGTPEELKKQIGGTKLNFTINDNSKINTAIKLVKDQLGESISVTGQQLSATLHNIDQLAPLLVALQKVKIAISNLTVQEPSLDDVFMNLTVGKN; encoded by the coding sequence ATGAATGCTATCGAAGTTAATCATTTAACAAAAAAATATGGTAATAAAACTGCAGTCGACGATATTTCATTTAATGTGAAGAAAGGTGAAGTATTTGGATTACTAGGGCCAAATGGAGCTGGTAAAACAACGACTTTAAGAATGATAACCACATTATTGAAGATAACTAGTGGCAGTGTGAAAATATTCGGTCACGATTCTGTTAAAGAAGGTCGACTCTCTCGATCAATGTTTGGTTTAACTGGTCAATATGCTTCGATTGATGAAGATATTTCCGCTCGAGAAAATTTGATGATCTTTTCAAGATTAAATGAACTATCTAGAGCATCTTCTAAACAACGTACACAGGAATTATTAACTAAATTCTCTTTAGTAAATTCAGCCGATAAACCACTCAAGGACTTTTCAGGTGGGATGCGTAGAAGACTGGATTTAGCAGTCAGTTTAATTGATCGTCCAGCTTTGATTTTCTTAGATGAACCAACAACGGGACTAGATCCACGAACTAGAACTCAAATGTGGGATACAATCAGAAAACTGGTTGCACAAGGCTCAACAGTCTTACTCACGACACAATATCTGGACGAGGCCGATCAATTAGCAGATAGAATTGCCGTGATTGATCACGGTAAATTGGTAAAAATCGGAACTCCTGAAGAACTTAAGAAACAAATAGGTGGAACAAAGTTGAACTTCACTATTAATGATAATTCAAAAATAAATACAGCTATAAAACTAGTAAAGGATCAATTGGGAGAATCAATCAGTGTTACCGGTCAACAATTGAGTGCTACTTTACATAATATTGATCAGTTAGCACCACTTCTAGTAGCATTACAAAAAGTTAAAATTGCTATCAGTAATTTAACCGTTCAAGAACCATCTTTGGATGATGTATTCATGAATTTAACAGTAGGAAAGAATTAG
- a CDS encoding amino acid permease: MPETKNNAKAFRWWNIALVGFTSVWGLNNVINNFANQGLAVVTSWILIMVLYFVPYTLMVGQLGSAFQNSGGGVSSWIKMLSNNKLAYFAAWTYWVVHVPYLAQKPQIIMISLSWLFKGNGSFVNNVSPLVVQGLSLVIFLAFVWIASKGVATLNNIGSIAGIAMFLMSMLFIILGVSAPFITHVQVATPNMTDIHTYIPKFDLQYFTTISMLVFAVGGSEKISPYVNKTKNASREFPLGMIILAVMVAVSAVLGSFAIGMIVDSNHIPADLMANGAYQAFQFLGNSFHVGNLFVWAFALTNTLASAAALAISIDAPLRMLLDDADKKYIPNFLSRKNKKGIAINGYYMTAILVSVLIIVPALGINGMNDLYNWMLNLNSIVMPMRYLWVFLAYMLLTLNLDKYKSDYMFVKNKYVGFGFGLWTFLLTAFACIMGMVPKMNMSSDPSSWWFQLALNIATPIIFILLGLILPAIAKRTNGPTLE; the protein is encoded by the coding sequence ATGCCAGAAACAAAGAATAATGCAAAAGCCTTCAGATGGTGGAATATTGCTTTGGTTGGGTTTACTTCTGTCTGGGGTTTGAATAATGTTATCAATAACTTTGCTAATCAAGGCTTAGCTGTTGTAACTTCTTGGATTTTAATCATGGTCTTATACTTTGTTCCTTACACTTTAATGGTGGGACAATTAGGATCAGCGTTTCAAAATTCTGGTGGTGGAGTTAGTTCGTGGATCAAGATGCTTTCAAACAACAAACTAGCTTACTTCGCTGCTTGGACTTATTGGGTGGTTCACGTACCATATTTAGCACAGAAACCACAGATCATTATGATCAGTTTGAGCTGGTTATTTAAGGGTAACGGCTCATTTGTCAATAATGTATCTCCCCTTGTAGTACAGGGGCTTAGTTTGGTAATATTCCTTGCCTTTGTTTGGATAGCAAGTAAGGGTGTTGCCACATTGAATAATATTGGTAGTATCGCAGGGATTGCGATGTTTCTTATGTCAATGTTGTTCATTATCTTAGGAGTAAGTGCTCCTTTTATCACTCATGTGCAAGTTGCTACACCTAACATGACTGATATTCACACTTACATACCGAAATTTGATTTACAGTATTTCACAACTATCTCCATGTTAGTTTTTGCGGTAGGTGGATCTGAGAAAATCTCACCTTACGTTAATAAGACTAAGAATGCTTCAAGAGAATTTCCACTAGGTATGATTATTTTGGCCGTTATGGTTGCTGTTTCAGCAGTTTTAGGATCATTTGCGATTGGGATGATCGTCGATTCAAACCACATACCTGCTGACTTGATGGCTAATGGTGCTTATCAGGCCTTCCAATTCCTTGGTAACAGCTTCCATGTTGGTAATTTGTTTGTTTGGGCATTTGCTCTAACTAATACATTAGCTTCAGCCGCTGCATTGGCAATTTCAATCGATGCGCCACTTCGTATGTTACTAGACGATGCTGATAAGAAATACATCCCTAACTTCTTAAGTAGAAAGAACAAAAAAGGAATTGCTATCAATGGTTACTACATGACAGCAATCCTAGTATCAGTCTTGATCATCGTTCCAGCACTTGGTATCAACGGAATGAATGACTTATACAATTGGATGCTTAATCTTAATTCAATCGTTATGCCAATGCGTTACCTTTGGGTATTTCTAGCATACATGCTTTTGACATTGAACTTAGATAAGTACAAGTCAGACTACATGTTCGTTAAGAATAAGTACGTAGGCTTTGGATTCGGCCTATGGACATTCTTACTTACAGCCTTTGCATGTATCATGGGAATGGTACCAAAGATGAACATGTCAAGTGACCCATCATCATGGTGGTTCCAGTTAGCACTTAATATCGCTACACCTATTATCTTCATTCTATTAGGCTTGATTCTTCCAGCTATTGCTAAAAGGACCAATGGCCCAACACTAGAGTGA
- a CDS encoding threonine/serine exporter family protein: MRKMSYQRVSEVCLETGYLLINGGAESYRIEDTISRIGYSLGHRVNCYVTVTAVFIEVDGETSKFIKSNLGGTNLQMIDDINTMSRKLASHVMTPKEFAHEIDKIYRDKHTTDFPFYLKAFGAGLVSMAPMLISTMPVHYFIYCFIVGLIGYAISYYLSKISPLPYVDLFISGFTIALLGIILKDIHLVNNYHNIIIGAVMPLVPGVAITNAFRELVMRHALSGAVKILDAVLVATSIGFGIATALIIF; encoded by the coding sequence ATGCGGAAAATGAGTTACCAAAGAGTTTCCGAGGTTTGCTTAGAAACTGGCTATCTATTGATCAATGGTGGCGCTGAATCTTATCGAATTGAGGACACTATCTCTAGGATCGGCTACTCACTGGGCCATCGTGTTAATTGTTATGTCACTGTAACTGCCGTTTTTATTGAAGTGGATGGTGAAACTTCAAAGTTTATAAAATCCAATCTTGGTGGTACTAATTTACAAATGATCGATGACATCAATACAATGTCACGAAAACTCGCTAGTCACGTCATGACTCCAAAAGAATTCGCACATGAAATAGACAAAATATATCGCGATAAACATACGACTGATTTCCCGTTTTACTTAAAGGCCTTTGGAGCTGGATTGGTCTCAATGGCCCCTATGCTGATCTCTACCATGCCAGTACATTATTTTATCTATTGTTTCATCGTTGGATTGATCGGTTATGCCATCTCATATTATTTATCAAAGATATCTCCACTACCTTATGTCGACTTATTCATTTCTGGATTCACAATTGCTCTTTTGGGAATCATCTTAAAAGACATTCACTTAGTTAATAACTATCACAATATTATTATTGGAGCTGTTATGCCACTAGTTCCCGGAGTTGCAATTACCAACGCTTTTCGTGAATTGGTCATGCGACATGCCTTAAGTGGTGCGGTTAAGATACTTGATGCCGTTTTAGTCGCTACTAGTATTGGATTTGGTATCGCAACAGCCTTAATTATTTTTTAG
- a CDS encoding MarR family winged helix-turn-helix transcriptional regulator: MSNLLKQKNAAGKLIEFGMVRHTVDNMYHRDSDENEHRPTFQGQGKILLALSQNDGISQKQLATSLDLTAQSTAEFVNKLVKKGLVTKEKSTSDKRMTVIRLTNAGREIANKESKEIPEFLDVLTDEELDQFANILTKINSRLYEEIHSNNSTLFQKTQRVIENHLRDWFL; the protein is encoded by the coding sequence ATGTCTAACTTACTAAAACAAAAGAACGCAGCAGGTAAACTAATAGAGTTTGGGATGGTACGTCACACAGTAGACAACATGTATCATAGAGACTCTGATGAAAATGAACATCGTCCAACATTTCAAGGACAAGGCAAAATATTATTAGCATTGTCACAAAATGATGGAATATCTCAAAAACAACTAGCCACAAGCCTTGATCTAACAGCACAGTCAACCGCTGAATTCGTAAATAAACTAGTCAAAAAAGGGTTAGTTACAAAAGAAAAGTCAACAAGTGATAAAAGAATGACAGTCATTCGATTGACTAATGCTGGTCGTGAAATAGCAAATAAAGAATCAAAAGAAATCCCCGAATTTTTAGATGTATTGACCGATGAAGAACTAGATCAATTCGCCAATATCTTAACCAAGATAAATTCAAGACTCTACGAAGAAATACATTCCAATAATTCAACCCTGTTTCAGAAGACACAAAGAGTGATTGAGAACCATTTGCGTGATTGGTTTCTTTAG
- a CDS encoding transglycosylase domain-containing protein has translation MRETKLRKTHIKKHRKWPWVILTILLLIVALISLFWAKYGYDIKNNIADGYSYSQGLTKNDFKPKNSTVIYDRNGKTIKKLSQSSSNYTSINKINKNITKGLVSVEDQRFYIHHGVDPYAVLRSFVARLFHRRIEGGSTLTQQLVKNVVLKDQSQTINRKLKEMVIAQQLEKKFTKKQILEFYINDVYMGHGSYGFSSAANYYFSQDQDSLSIDKVAMLVGIPNNPVYYDPINYPKRSVLRRNMVLSIFYKNKLISKKTYDKARKAPLGLKVNEHKYDNDVSNNYALSYAVYNATEELMKSSGFNIKYNFDTAAQRKKYDSQYQQAYERAHGELMEGGYSVHTTIDMDIQNQVESIIQKQYASYTGRDAHNKLTPQVSSTVIDNKTGDVLAIVGGRTTETDQVNRAISGYRQPGSTAKPLVAYAPAFERGYLPQSTVVDSAVSNISNWYSGYTGKTTLRHALENSINTVAYKLAQQDTKHTYYDDLTKMEFARLTPKKVTPGDNNPRLALGSFTNGTTTTEMASAYSSFSRNGQFIHPSNLTSIYDTTNERYIYQNTHLKKKVYTANASYMMLNTMQSVITDGLGKAAALDNYSHTAGKTGTTDDTKDSYFVGMTKDFTIANWTGNDIPSTLTSSEQSLPMATFKAVGEYLVDQLKESDTDFKKPSTVKVSGDNLSVVKSTKKPSIQDVIDTNFDKYNKDQETKNSDRLYNLDYRIIYHLTKKEEYSREGKVQKAIDKYNESPIEKQSQYDKKLDQLQKIRYLNVNVKRQSAKIEFNNQILELQKDLNLKQAMFQSEKDNKKISGYEAQKEELEDQRDQERSDKVAELQKQYDTQLDKVKSAYKNDDSDKADQKQKLVDIMNEIRSYGGSAPDLKVNISQ, from the coding sequence ATGCGGGAAACTAAATTAAGGAAAACACATATAAAAAAGCATAGAAAATGGCCATGGGTCATTTTGACTATTCTATTATTGATAGTCGCTTTGATCAGTTTGTTTTGGGCCAAATACGGATATGACATCAAGAATAATATTGCTGATGGTTATTCGTACAGTCAAGGACTAACCAAGAATGACTTTAAACCAAAGAATAGTACCGTTATATACGATCGTAACGGTAAGACTATCAAAAAATTGTCCCAATCAAGTTCTAATTATACATCGATAAATAAGATCAATAAAAACATTACTAAGGGACTAGTTTCCGTGGAGGATCAGCGTTTTTACATTCATCATGGTGTCGATCCGTATGCAGTATTGCGTTCATTTGTGGCAAGACTGTTCCATAGAAGAATTGAGGGTGGATCTACTCTAACTCAGCAATTAGTCAAAAATGTAGTTTTAAAAGATCAATCACAAACAATCAATCGTAAACTCAAAGAAATGGTTATTGCCCAACAATTGGAGAAGAAGTTTACTAAGAAGCAAATTCTGGAGTTTTACATCAATGATGTCTATATGGGACATGGTTCATATGGTTTCAGTAGTGCGGCTAATTACTACTTCTCACAAGATCAAGATAGCTTATCTATTGATAAAGTAGCTATGCTTGTCGGCATCCCTAATAACCCAGTCTATTATGATCCAATCAACTACCCCAAGAGATCAGTATTGCGTCGAAATATGGTTCTATCTATATTTTATAAGAATAAGTTAATAAGTAAAAAGACATATGATAAAGCTAGGAAAGCCCCATTAGGACTGAAAGTCAATGAGCATAAGTATGATAATGATGTTTCAAATAACTATGCGCTGAGTTATGCAGTTTATAATGCGACTGAAGAGTTAATGAAATCATCTGGCTTCAATATAAAATATAACTTCGATACTGCGGCTCAAAGAAAGAAGTATGATTCACAATATCAACAAGCCTACGAGCGAGCTCATGGTGAATTGATGGAAGGTGGATATAGTGTGCACACAACTATTGATATGGATATTCAAAATCAGGTCGAAAGTATTATTCAAAAGCAATATGCATCATATACTGGTAGGGATGCACATAATAAATTAACACCGCAAGTATCTAGTACCGTTATCGATAATAAGACTGGGGATGTTTTGGCCATAGTTGGTGGACGAACGACTGAAACTGATCAAGTTAATCGTGCAATCAGTGGTTACCGTCAACCCGGATCAACAGCCAAGCCACTAGTTGCCTATGCACCAGCCTTTGAACGAGGATATTTGCCACAAAGTACCGTAGTTGATTCAGCCGTCAGCAATATTAGTAATTGGTACAGTGGCTATACTGGAAAAACTACACTGAGACATGCACTAGAAAACTCTATAAATACCGTCGCCTATAAATTGGCGCAACAAGATACTAAACATACCTATTATGATGATTTAACTAAGATGGAATTCGCAAGATTAACTCCTAAAAAAGTCACCCCTGGAGATAATAATCCACGACTGGCATTGGGAAGTTTCACGAATGGTACAACAACAACAGAGATGGCTTCAGCATATAGTTCATTTTCACGTAATGGACAATTTATCCATCCAAGTAACTTAACGAGCATTTATGATACGACAAATGAACGCTATATTTATCAAAATACGCATTTGAAGAAGAAAGTCTATACAGCAAACGCCAGTTATATGATGTTAAATACCATGCAATCAGTTATTACTGATGGATTGGGTAAGGCAGCGGCATTGGATAATTATAGTCACACCGCTGGTAAGACAGGTACAACTGATGATACTAAGGATTCATATTTTGTTGGGATGACTAAGGACTTCACGATTGCTAACTGGACAGGAAACGATATACCGTCCACTTTGACATCCTCTGAGCAATCATTACCAATGGCTACCTTCAAAGCTGTTGGGGAATATTTGGTTGATCAACTAAAAGAATCAGATACTGACTTTAAGAAGCCAAGTACTGTAAAGGTCAGCGGTGATAATTTAAGCGTTGTTAAGAGTACTAAGAAACCAAGCATTCAAGACGTGATCGATACTAACTTTGATAAGTATAATAAAGACCAAGAAACTAAGAATTCAGATCGTTTGTATAATCTAGACTATCGAATAATCTACCATCTGACTAAGAAAGAAGAATATAGTCGTGAGGGTAAGGTTCAAAAAGCGATAGATAAATATAACGAGTCACCAATAGAGAAACAATCTCAATATGATAAGAAACTAGATCAATTGCAAAAGATACGTTATCTGAATGTTAATGTTAAACGACAAAGTGCCAAAATCGAGTTTAATAATCAGATCCTAGAGTTACAAAAAGATCTCAACTTGAAACAAGCCATGTTCCAGTCTGAAAAAGACAATAAGAAGATCTCCGGTTATGAAGCACAAAAAGAAGAACTAGAAGATCAAAGAGACCAAGAACGAAGCGATAAAGTAGCCGAGTTACAAAAACAGTACGATACACAACTAGACAAGGTCAAAAGTGCTTATAAGAATGACGATTCAGATAAAGCAGATCAGAAACAAAAATTAGTTGATATTATGAATGAGATTAGAAGTTATGGTGGAAGTGCACCGGATTTGAAAGTTAATATCTCACAATAA
- a CDS encoding ABC-F family ATP-binding cassette domain-containing protein yields MSVLEVHDLTQQFLDKKLYDDASLQVNKEDHLGITGQNGVGKSTFIKILTGQIEPDEGKITWQKHLTVGYLDQQAKLVSGMTIKEYLQTAFANLYEANDKLTDIYMNNPTDDDLEKAGKLQEILDANNFYELDTQIEQVATGLGLDAIGYDHDVSQLSGGQRSKIILAKILLEKPDMILLDEPTNYLDTNHIEWLSAYLNDFEGAFIVISHDYNFLDKIVNCVADIEFGKITKYTGNLKQVQKQKSANKETYMKAYVKQQEKIAKTKAYIRKFKAGTRSKSAKSREKQLSHMDVLTPPGNKKIGSFGFPYQEIPSSRMLLEVNDLKIGYDKALFEQELNFSIVSGEKMVIKGFNGIGKSTLIKTLLGQIKPIYGDFDFSEVAKIGYFKQDLVWKNNMETPFQIVSRDHPDKDGKEIRRVLARTGLTNQQIMSNIRSLSGGEQTKVKLADLMFDPTNFLFMDEPTNHLDDESKAALRKGLRNFDGSMILVTHEEDFYSSDWIDKVLDIEEIKKN; encoded by the coding sequence ATGAGTGTTTTAGAAGTACATGATCTAACTCAGCAGTTTTTGGATAAGAAACTGTATGATGATGCAAGTTTACAAGTTAATAAGGAAGATCATTTGGGGATAACTGGTCAAAATGGAGTTGGTAAGTCTACTTTTATCAAGATTTTGACTGGTCAGATTGAACCTGATGAAGGCAAGATCACTTGGCAAAAGCATCTTACTGTCGGTTATTTGGATCAGCAAGCCAAACTTGTCTCAGGGATGACGATAAAAGAATACCTACAGACAGCCTTTGCAAACCTATATGAAGCAAATGACAAATTAACAGATATATATATGAACAATCCAACCGATGATGATTTGGAAAAAGCCGGAAAACTCCAAGAGATTCTGGACGCAAATAACTTTTATGAATTGGATACACAAATAGAACAAGTAGCTACTGGACTAGGACTAGATGCAATCGGCTATGATCATGATGTGTCTCAACTCAGTGGGGGACAACGTTCAAAGATTATTTTGGCGAAGATTTTGTTAGAGAAACCAGACATGATCCTATTAGATGAGCCAACTAACTACCTGGATACTAATCATATCGAATGGTTGTCAGCTTATTTGAATGACTTTGAAGGTGCCTTCATCGTTATTTCCCATGATTATAATTTCTTAGATAAGATAGTTAACTGTGTAGCAGACATTGAATTTGGTAAAATCACCAAATATACCGGTAATTTGAAACAAGTTCAAAAGCAAAAGTCTGCCAATAAAGAAACATATATGAAAGCTTATGTTAAGCAACAAGAAAAAATTGCTAAAACAAAAGCCTATATCAGAAAATTCAAGGCTGGTACTAGATCAAAAAGTGCAAAGAGTCGTGAAAAGCAATTGTCACATATGGACGTTTTAACACCACCTGGTAATAAAAAGATTGGTAGTTTTGGATTTCCATATCAAGAAATACCAAGTTCTCGAATGCTTCTAGAAGTAAATGACTTAAAAATCGGATACGATAAGGCCTTATTTGAACAAGAACTCAATTTCTCTATTGTAAGTGGAGAAAAAATGGTCATCAAAGGATTCAACGGTATCGGTAAGTCTACATTGATCAAAACTCTATTAGGACAGATCAAACCTATATATGGTGACTTTGATTTTTCTGAAGTAGCAAAGATCGGTTATTTCAAGCAGGATCTAGTTTGGAAGAACAATATGGAAACTCCATTTCAGATCGTAAGTCGAGATCACCCAGACAAAGATGGAAAAGAAATAAGAAGAGTACTGGCTAGAACTGGATTAACTAATCAACAGATCATGTCTAACATCAGATCTTTATCCGGTGGTGAGCAGACAAAAGTTAAGTTAGCCGACTTAATGTTTGATCCAACCAACTTCTTATTCATGGATGAGCCAACTAATCATTTGGACGATGAAAGTAAAGCCGCTTTACGAAAAGGGCTTAGAAACTTTGATGGATCAATGATCCTGGTTACCCACGAAGAGGATTTCTATAGTAGTGACTGGATAGATAAGGTACTAGATATCGAAGAAATCAAAAAAAATTAA
- a CDS encoding ABC transporter permease, translated as MEVKTNRGNLIMNTATMAYRNLLKTFHNPDRFMDVIIQPVMFMLMFGYLFGGAISGNVQSYLPTIVPGILIQTMLSAASGSGSQIREDLDSGVFDRFKSLPIAHIAPLAGQLFADIFRLVLATIVALSTGYLMGWRPVAGLGWVIVSGLLAIFTGWAISWIFVLLGLLVKSATAIQSLSLTIMLVLSFLSNAFIPIKTLSKTMQFIAYMNPITYVITAIRQILATGSWTNEALLVLLFGIGIVVIFAPLTVLAYNHNN; from the coding sequence ATGGAAGTAAAAACAAACCGTGGTAATTTAATTATGAACACCGCTACAATGGCCTATCGTAATCTGTTAAAGACATTTCACAATCCCGACAGATTCATGGATGTGATTATTCAACCCGTTATGTTCATGCTGATGTTTGGATATTTATTTGGAGGTGCTATCTCTGGTAATGTCCAAAGTTATCTGCCAACAATTGTTCCAGGAATATTAATTCAAACAATGTTGTCAGCAGCCTCTGGATCTGGTTCACAGATTAGAGAGGATCTGGATTCTGGTGTCTTTGATAGATTCAAATCATTACCGATTGCACACATTGCACCATTAGCTGGACAACTCTTTGCTGATATTTTTCGTTTAGTACTTGCGACCATCGTTGCTCTATCAACTGGTTATTTAATGGGTTGGCGTCCAGTTGCTGGTCTTGGTTGGGTAATCGTAAGTGGATTACTTGCTATATTTACTGGTTGGGCAATTTCATGGATCTTCGTTTTGTTGGGACTATTAGTTAAAAGTGCAACAGCTATTCAAAGTCTTTCATTGACTATTATGTTAGTATTGTCGTTCTTATCCAATGCTTTTATTCCTATCAAGACATTATCAAAAACTATGCAATTTATTGCCTATATGAATCCAATAACCTATGTCATCACTGCTATTAGACAGATTTTGGCAACTGGTAGTTGGACTAATGAAGCGTTATTAGTATTGTTATTCGGAATTGGAATCGTTGTGATTTTTGCACCTTTGACTGTTTTGGCTTATAACCATAATAATTAG